From Rhodovibrio salinarum DSM 9154:
AAGTTGGCGCACGCTCCCGACGGGGGCGAGTCGCACGTCAAGCCGCCCGCCTTGTTGGCAGAGGCGACACCGCTGCTCGACTTGCTGCGTCGCGTCGATCCCGAGCGCATCCTCGTCGAAGGGGCGGAGCGGCGCCGGGCTCTGGCGGACACCGCCCCCGATCTGCAGACGCGGATCGAGGGGTATACCGGGACCAAGCCGTTGTTCGAGGAAGCTGGCCTGAATGCCGAGATCGAGGCGTTGCTGGAGCCCGAAGTGCCGTTGGCCGGCGGTGGGCAACTGCTGATCGAGCCGGTGCGTACCCTGACCGCGATCGACGTGGACGCGGGCCGCGCCGATGCGCGGGGCGGCCGGACCCGGCAGGCGTTGGAGGTGAACCTCGATGCCGTGCGAGAGATCGCGCGGCAATGCCGGCTGCGGGCGTTGTCCGGGCTGATCGTGGTGGACTTTCTGGAACTTGAGACCAAGTCGGAACGGCAGCAGGTGGCGAACGCGCTGCAGGCGGCGTTCGCCGACGATTCCGTCGCCGTCAGCATCTCCCCGATGCGTGCCAGTGGGCTGGTCGAGATCGCACGGCAGCGCGCCCGCCCGCCGTTGCACGAATTGCTGAGCGAACCGGTGGGCCGTGCCGGACGGATCGCGGACACGTTGAGCCTGGCCTACGATCTCTTGCGCCGGGCTTGGGCGGAAGCCCTGGCGAACCCGGGGCGCACGCCTGTACTCAAAGCGCATCCCGACGTGCTGGCCGAACTCGATGGCCGCGCGGACGCGGCGCATGCCGCGCTGACGCGTGCTCTTGGCCGGCGGCCGGAACGCTGCGGCGACCCGACGCGCCCGCGCACGGTGCTCGACATTCTGCTAGCCTGAGAAATACGAGATGACGGACAAGAAGCATCAAGATCGCGTGGGGACGACCGGCACGGCGCGCGGCGCCAGTTGCCCGATGTGCGGCAAGGCCGCGGCCGAGCGTCATCACCCCTTCTGCTCGAAGCGTTGCCAGCACCTGGATCTGGCACGTTGGCTGGACGGCAGCTATCGCGTGCCGACCGACGAGCCGGCGGACCTGAGCGATCTACCGCGGGAGGATGAGGAATGAGGCGACTTCTGCCGGCCCTTTTGACGGGTCTGCTGCTGCTGGGGGGGCTGACACAGCCCGCTGGCGCGTTCGAGCGCGCGGTGATCGAATCGGTGGTCGCCGTACTGCGCCCCGAACCGGCCCAGCAGGTCGAGCCGCAGCGCGAGTCCGACTACCGTCCGCTGGAGCCGGAAGGCAGTGCGGTTGCCCTGGCGCATGGTCTGTTCGTGACGGCCAACCACGTGCTGGGGTCGGGCGACCGGGCGTTGCTCCGCCTGGACGATGGCCGCGTCTTCGAGGCCAAGGTGACGGCGCGCGCCCCGGCGGCGGATCTGGCGCTGCTGGAAAGCGCCGCGCCGGCACGGCCGATGCAGTGGGGCGAAACCCCGCTGCTGGGCGAGGAGGTGTGCGCCGTTGGCAACGCCTTCGGCCTGGGAATCTCCGTGGCCTGTGGGGTGGTGTCGAAGAAGCATGTCACCCACGCCGGCTTCAATCCGGTGGAGGACTATCTGCAGACCGACGCCGCGACCAACCCCGGCATGTCCGGGGGCGCGCTGGTCAACGAGAAGGGCAAGCTGGTCGGCATCCTCTCGGCGATCTTCACCAAGAGCAACGATGCCAACATCGGGGTTAACTTCGCGGTTTCCGGCGTTTTGACGCGCCGTGTCGTCGCCGACCTGAAGGACGACGGCAAATTCACCCGCCCCGCGATCGGCGCGTCACTGCAGGAGCAACCGCGCCTGGCGCCGCGCGATCAGGCCGGCGCGCGTGTCACCCGGGTGGACCCCGAAGGGCCGGCCGCCAAGGCCGGTCTGCGCGAGGGCGACCTGCTGGTCGCCTTGGCCGGTCGGTCGGTGCAGCGGCCAAGCGACGCGGTCGCCGCGCTGGCGCTGGCCGAGCGCGGCACCACGATCCAGGCGCGCGTGCAGCGCGGCGACAGCCAGGAGACCGTGGAGATCGATCTGCCGTCGAGCTAGCCGCCGCGCTCCTGCCGGGGCGGGGCCCCGGGCTGTCGGGCGCGGATATCATGCAGGATCTCCAGATTGGCCGCGAAGCCGATCAGCATCGCCCCCGCGAATCCGGCAAGCGCGCCCAGCGTCAGCAGCAGGGTGCCGGTCGCCGTGTCGTGCACCACCGTGCCCAGACCCAGCAGCATGCCGGTGCCGGGTAGGGCCAGGGCGATGCCGCCGAGCACGGCGACCGCGCCCAGGGCGCGGAACACCGGGATGCAGCGCGGGCGTGGGATATCCTCGTTCATACCCACAGGCTAGCGCGTCGCCCCCGGTAGACGCCAAGAGGTGGCTGTATACGTTGGGTGTGACAGCGGGCCGTGGTCGATCGGCGTGGAAAGCGTCGCCGCAGGGCTGGACACGACTCGCTGTGATCGCTATACACCGCACCGCATCGCGTAGCGGCCCTGTTCGAGCGCCGCTGCCTGTACCCGGTGCCCAGGTAGCTCAGTTGGTAGAGCATGCGACTGAAAATCGCAGTGTCGGAGGTTCGAATCCTTCCCTGGGCACCACTTTTTCTGCGGGTTTCAGCGTTTTCCGGCTTAAATCAGTGGCACTTCGGGTAACACGTCGGGTAACAAGCGTTACCCAGGATTAGCCTATGCGACTTCCGCGCGCCGACGAAATTGACCAGGACACCCCAGCGCACGAACTCCATTTCGTGCGGTACAGCGGCTCGTCAGACGCAGCACAACTGGCAAAAGCGGAAGCCGAGCTACAGCGGCGCCAACAATCGCACGATGCGGAGATAAGCCGTCGGCAAGAGCGCGCTGCTTGGGCGGCTGCTATAGCTGCTGGCCTATCCGCGCTCGCCACCATCGGCTTGGTAATCGTTTCGGCCATACGTTTATAAGCGTTACCCAAGACCGTTACCCGATATGACACCCGACCAACGCCTGCGCCTCGACTATCCCCACGTCGCCGATCTGCCGGAGCGGCCGGGCGGCTGGGGCCACGACTACGACCGCGTACACGAATGGCTCTGTGAGCGCCTAGGAGGGCCACTCAGCGGGCGTTGGTATCTGCTTGGGCTAACGTGTGCCTACTTCGCCAGCGAGGTGGACTGTGCGGCGTTCTGTAAGGCTTGGGTAGCTACAAATAATCCGGTGTATGAGTAGATTCGCCGTTGCAACCAACGCGCGCACACCCGTAACGTGACGCGTCATAGATAGACTTCGGAGCAATAATGTTGCGAGAAGAATCCATTCGACTGGCATGGCAAAGTTTGAAATATCCGCTCTTGGGCTTTGCAAACCTAGTAGCTCTTACTGTCGGAGCTGTTGGTGGCGTTGCTGGTGTCCTTCCGCTCTTTAGTGCCTCACAAGCCATCAACGAAATTGTTCAATCTGCGGCGTTGGCAATCATTGCGATCGCAGCATTGGGGGCCTTCGGTGTACGTGAAGTTACATTTTTGAAGAGAAGGAGGGTCGCCAATACCGTAAATGAACAGCGCGCTGCATCCGAAACTTTGAGAGACCTGAGCACTTATCTTGATAATGTGCTAACTGACCACCATGAAGGGCGTTCGCTCTCATATCGAGAACAAGACTGGGCTGTTGAAGAATTTTGTGGATTACTCGACTATTATTCTCGGATGTTCTCAACAATTACCTCAACTCGGTGCCGGGCGACAATTAAGCTGATTTTTGTCGAGAATCATGAACTCTACGTTTACGCGCTTGCGCGGGATAAAATCTCGTCTCACGAAATGAGCACTCGTGATGAACGACGATTGGAATTAAGGCATGATCGTTTGGAAGATAATGAAGATTTCAAAAAACTGTTCCTGCCGGATTTTGCTGACTCTGGATTTTACTTAAACAACTATCTGCCATATATGAACTCTTACGAGTCATCTAGTTTAACGTTTTGGCAAGAAATTGAGGGCGACAATTCAGAGTGGCCATTGCCCTACAGAAGCACCGTCGTATGGCCAATACGGCAAGATCAACGACGTTCTATTGGCGAAGACGAGTCGCTTTGTATTGGATTTTTAGCGGTAGATAGTGACTCTACAGGCGTTTTTGACCAAAGATGGACGGTACCTATTGGAAAAACACTGGCAAATTCATTATATCACGTGTTATTGTTATACAATGAGTTGACGCTGGCTACGCAGCCCTTAGTATCAAACCCGTCAAACGGGGAGGTGCCCGATCATGGACAAGAGTGCCAAGAGCAGTCCGCTCCGGAGGGCGAAAGCTCGGAGTGTGGGTAGGTCAGTCGGGCTTCGAGCTGAGCACGTCGACAAAAACAACCGCGTTGAAGTTAAAGTTTCTAATGGTGAGTATGCGGGTGAGCGGTTCAAGGTACTCGCTACACCTCCCACGGCCGCATACTTTAAGGAGCGTTCGCGGAAGGGCAAGAAAGAAAAAGCGTAGTGTCGCCCCGCCGACGCGGAACGCCGACGGGGCAAGCATGGTGCGGGCGTGCCTTACTCGGCGGCCTGCTGTTGAGGGGCAAAGCCTCCAAGCTGCTCAATTTCGGCAAGCGCGCGGTACTCTAGCTTGTCGGCCGGCGTGGTCGGTTCGTTACTGCGACTGAAAATCGCAGTATCGGAGGTTCGAATCCTTCCCTGGGCACCATTCAGCCGGTTTTTCAAGCGTCGGGCAGAACGACCTTCCCCCTCACATCGCTGACTTGAAGCCCACGCCTTGGCATAAAGCAGCCGCTCGTGCGCGATGGGGCGAACGGCTAGAGCATCGGACCCGCTCATCGAATCAGGGATTCCCTTCGGCGCTGCTGTGTGATTCACCGTCGTAGGAGGTGAATCATGAGCGGTGCGCATTCCAAGGACCTGCGCGAGCGGGTGGTGCAGTACGTCGAGGCGGGTGGCAGCAAGCGGGCGGCTGCCCGGCACTTTCGGATCAGCCCGAGTTCGGCGGTCAAGCTGGTAAAACGCTGGTCGCAGACTGGTCGGATTGCGCCGGATGCGCGAGGACGTCCGGGCGGTGGTGGCAAGCTGGCCGGCCAGTTCGACTATCTGCGGGCGTGTCTGGCCGAGCGGCCAGACCTGACGATGCCCGAGCTCGCGGACAAGCTGGCGCGCGAACGCGGCGTGTCGGTCGCGCCCGCATCTGTGTCCCGCTTCCTGTGCCGCAACGGCATCACTTACAAAAAAAGGCGCTGACGGCCGCCGAGCAGCGCCGCCCGGACGTGGCCGCCGCGCGGCGCGTCTGGACCGGGCTGCGCCAAGCCCGGATGCGCGCGCAGCCCAGGCGCCTGGTGTTCGTCGACGAGACCGCGACCTCGACCAAGCTGACCCGCCTGCGCGGCCGGGCGCCGCGGGGCACGCGGGTCGACGCCAAGGCGCCGGCCGGGCGCTGGGCGACCCAAACCTTTATCGCCGGCCTACGCTGCGACGGCCTGACAGCGCCTTGGGTGATCGACGGGCCGCTCAACCGCGAACGCTTCGAAGCCTACGTCGAGCACCAGCTCGCCCCGACACTGCGCCCGGGCGACGTCGTCATCCTGGACAACCTGTCCGCCCACGACAGCGCTCACGCCAGAGCGCTCCTCGCCGAGCGCGGCGCTTGGTTCCTGTTCCTGCCGAAATACTCGCCGGACCTAAACCCAATCGAACTGGCGTTCTCCAAGCTCAAGGCACATCTCCGGGCCGCCGAGGCGCGCACCTACGACGCCCTCTGGCGACGCACTGGCGACATCTGCAACCTGTTCCAGCCAGAGGAATGCTGGAATTTCTTCCGCCACGCAGGCTATGTGCACGAATAAAAGTCTGATGCTCTAGATGATGCCTGCTCAGAATTGCTTTACACGCGCGGGTTTCTGTAGCTGGCTCACGGGAAAGCATCTATCCGGTGGCATATCCATGGAATTTCACGTCTGGCTCGCGTTCGCGTCCGCTTCCATCCCCCTTCTTATGATCCCGGGGCCGACCGTGCTCCTGGTTCTGAGCTATGCCATCAGCCAGGGACGACGGGTCGCGCTGGCGACGGTCGTGGGGGTCGCGCTCGGGGATCTGATCGCCATGTCGGCCTCCTTGGCAGGGTTGGGGGCCTTGGTCCTGGCGTCCGCCAAGCTGTTCGTGCTGCTCAAATGGGTCGGGGCGGGGTATCTCGTCTACCTTGGCATCAAGTTGTTTCGCAGCGCCCCTGAGGCCGCTTTAGGGCGGCTCGACGAGGCGCCGTCGGTCTCGCCGCGGAAGGTCTTCGTGCATGCGGCCGCGGTGACGGCCCTCAACCCGAAGTCGATCGTTTTCTTCATCGCGTTCGTGCCGCAATTCATTGACCCGAATGCTGTCCTGGCGCCGCAGTTCGGCCTGCTCATCGCGACGTTCGTGGGCTTCGCCGCGATCAATACGCTGGCCTATGCCCTGCTTGCCGACACGTTGCGCCAGAAGATCGTGCGCCCGTGCGTGCTGCCGTTCTTGACCCGACTGGGGGGTGGTGTGCTCGTCGCGATGGGGGTCGCCACGGCGACGATGCGGCGCGCTTGAGCCTGTTCCGCGCCGTCCGTTTCGCGGGGCGGCGCGGGCGTCGTTCGTCTGTGGGACGTCGGGACGCAGGGCACGCGCTGGCTGTGGCGGCGAGCGATGGGTTGTGTCGCGGCACCTGACGCGGCTATCTCTTGCGGTATCAAGCGGGGCCGTAGGTAGGGGGCATGCTGCCGGCGATACGGTCCGCCGGTGTCGGTCGACGATGAGAGGGATCGGAGATGATCACCAAGCGCAATGTTGTCGCCACGGTCGCCGCGCTGGCGGTGATGGGCGCGATCGCCGCAGTCGTGTTGATGGCCTGGCCAGAGTCGTCCGAAGCGGCCCGATTGGGCGGGGCCTTGCTGGACTGAGGTCGCAGGTCCCCTGCTAAGCACCTGGGACTGCGTCAAATTGAAACGTCAAGCGGCCGGGCCCGTTGGGGCACCGGCCGCGTCGTCGCGCGCCAGGATCGGCTTACGCCGCTGGCTCAGTCTTCACGGTAGGTGTCGTGACATTCCGAGCAGGCGTCGGTGGTCTTCTTGAAGGCCGCCGCGTAGGCCTGCAGGTCCTCGTTCTGCGCGGCCTGGATCATCTCGCGGGCGTGCGTCTCCATCGGCTCGAAGCCCTGCACGAAGGTATCGTAGTCGTCCCAGATCTTGGGCAGGGCGGTGGTGTCCGCCTCTGCGTCGGGGAACGGGCCCTCCTGGAAATGTTGCGGGGCCATGCGCGCGGCATGCGCGATCGCACGGGCCTGCAGACCGAGGTAATCGAACGCCCGCGGGCAGCCTTCGCCCTTCAGCGCGCAGGCCACGGATTTGGTCGCCGCCGCCGCAGAGGCGAGATTGTCCTGGCGGTCCTGGATCCACTGCTCCGGGCTTTTGTCGCCTTGTGCGGCGGCGGGCGCGAGTGTCCCCGCAGCCGCGACGGCCAGCGTCGCGGCGGCAAGAGTGGTCTTGATTAGGGTCATCCTCATGGCAGGCAAACTCCTCCCTATCATCGTGTCTTCAATCCGGTGAGGCCCCATCGTCGGACACGGGACGAATCCGGGGCGGATGGGGATTGTGCGGTGCACCTATACGATTAAAGTTCATGTTATGTGACGTGCAACCGCGTCTCTGAGTCGCGTCATATTCACTTGCGCTAAAACGTCCTGGGGCGCTACCAAAAACCTTTGGTGGCGCAAAGTTGACGCAAGCACTCTGAACGATGTGCATCAACGAACCAAGCGAAGCTAGTCTGGAGTGGCAGGCATGGTCGAACGAACGGCGGACACGGGCAACGCCGCGCCGGCGAGCGGGCGCGAAACGGGAATGGGGATGGCTGGGCAGCAGCGCCTGAAGGTGTGGGACCCGTGGGTGCGCGCCTTCCACTGGCTGTTGGTGATCGGCCTCGTGCTCGCCTGGTATTCGGCCGAATACGGCTTCGGTGAGCTGGGCAAGGTCTGGCATATGCGCATCGGTACGGCCGTGCTGGGACTGATCGTCTTCCGCGTCCTGTGGGGACTGGTCGGCAGCCAGACCGCGCGGTTCAGCCAGTTCGTGAAGGGGCCGGGCGCGGTGCTTGGCTACCTCAAGGCGCTGCCCCGGCGCGCGCCGACGCCGATCGGGCACAACCCGCTGGGCGGCTGGGCCGTCGTCGTGTTGCTGCTGCTGGCGGCGGCACAGCCGATCACCGGCCTGTTCGCCAGCGACGACATTCTGTCCT
This genomic window contains:
- a CDS encoding S1C family serine protease, coding for MRRLLPALLTGLLLLGGLTQPAGAFERAVIESVVAVLRPEPAQQVEPQRESDYRPLEPEGSAVALAHGLFVTANHVLGSGDRALLRLDDGRVFEAKVTARAPAADLALLESAAPARPMQWGETPLLGEEVCAVGNAFGLGISVACGVVSKKHVTHAGFNPVEDYLQTDAATNPGMSGGALVNEKGKLVGILSAIFTKSNDANIGVNFAVSGVLTRRVVADLKDDGKFTRPAIGASLQEQPRLAPRDQAGARVTRVDPEGPAAKAGLREGDLLVALAGRSVQRPSDAVAALALAERGTTIQARVQRGDSQETVEIDLPSS
- a CDS encoding c-type cytochrome, which produces MRMTLIKTTLAAATLAVAAAGTLAPAAAQGDKSPEQWIQDRQDNLASAAAATKSVACALKGEGCPRAFDYLGLQARAIAHAARMAPQHFQEGPFPDAEADTTALPKIWDDYDTFVQGFEPMETHAREMIQAAQNEDLQAYAAAFKKTTDACSECHDTYRED
- a CDS encoding ribonuclease E/G, which encodes MTVRRGRALVDGWPGETRAAVLAPAPDGDEALVELLVLRADKPSYAGNLYLGRVSALDRGLNAAFVELGLARSGLLPLKTAPAGLQEGAAVSVRVVREPSAGKGAKLAHAPDGGESHVKPPALLAEATPLLDLLRRVDPERILVEGAERRRALADTAPDLQTRIEGYTGTKPLFEEAGLNAEIEALLEPEVPLAGGGQLLIEPVRTLTAIDVDAGRADARGGRTRQALEVNLDAVREIARQCRLRALSGLIVVDFLELETKSERQQVANALQAAFADDSVAVSISPMRASGLVEIARQRARPPLHELLSEPVGRAGRIADTLSLAYDLLRRAWAEALANPGRTPVLKAHPDVLAELDGRADAAHAALTRALGRRPERCGDPTRPRTVLDILLA
- a CDS encoding DNA gyrase inhibitor YacG codes for the protein MTDKKHQDRVGTTGTARGASCPMCGKAAAERHHPFCSKRCQHLDLARWLDGSYRVPTDEPADLSDLPREDEE
- a CDS encoding LysE family translocator, whose product is MEFHVWLAFASASIPLLMIPGPTVLLVLSYAISQGRRVALATVVGVALGDLIAMSASLAGLGALVLASAKLFVLLKWVGAGYLVYLGIKLFRSAPEAALGRLDEAPSVSPRKVFVHAAAVTALNPKSIVFFIAFVPQFIDPNAVLAPQFGLLIATFVGFAAINTLAYALLADTLRQKIVRPCVLPFLTRLGGGVLVAMGVATATMRRA
- a CDS encoding IS630 family transposase (programmed frameshift): MSGAHSKDLRERVVQYVEAGGSKRAAARHFRISPSSAVKLVKRWSQTGRIAPDARGRPGGGGKLAGQFDYLRACLAERPDLTMPELADKLARERGVSVAPASVSRFLCRNGITYKKALTAAEQRRPDVAAARRVWTGLRQARMRAQPRRLVFVDETATSTKLTRLRGRAPRGTRVDAKAPAGRWATQTFIAGLRCDGLTAPWVIDGPLNRERFEAYVEHQLAPTLRPGDVVILDNLSAHDSAHARALLAERGAWFLFLPKYSPDLNPIELAFSKLKAHLRAAEARTYDALWRRTGDICNLFQPEECWNFFRHAGYVHE
- a CDS encoding cytochrome b/b6 domain-containing protein, which produces MVERTADTGNAAPASGRETGMGMAGQQRLKVWDPWVRAFHWLLVIGLVLAWYSAEYGFGELGKVWHMRIGTAVLGLIVFRVLWGLVGSQTARFSQFVKGPGAVLGYLKALPRRAPTPIGHNPLGGWAVVVLLLLAAAQPITGLFASDDILSSGYLANDVPAAVQDAIGGLHKDLFWVLLGFVGLHVVATFAYLPLKRENLIRWMITGRRPAPASWREPWFASPGRALVCIAVAAGVAVAIPQIWG